GTAAGATCTTGAGATCTGTGGACCGTTTCGTCGGTACTAAGCACTCTCTCGCTATGGTTCTTCTTCTATCACGAATCACGTGCCTCAGTCGAGATCAGTACCGGTACCGACCACGAGACCGCGCGgtttaaaaagatttaaaaaggTCAGAAAACGCCATTAAATTACTGATGTGACTGATATGAAATTACTGAATTATGAAACATTTGTCCTGTTTCTTCTGTACTGGAACATTCTGTACGCATttcttcttagatttttctaCAAATAACTGTTGTTTAGCTTTTAATGCTTGAAAATGAATTCCCATGATTTGCGATAAAAGAATCATATCAGCTAAACAATCACCACAAAAGAATGGATGTTTAACCAAAACTCGCGTATCAGATTTAACAAAGCAATGCTTATTATCTGccaaaatttgaagaaatcaGACCACTAACACCAAAGTAAAGATAACGTTTAGCGACAGGAAAAGAGGTCAACGTCATGCGTGCCTTACCTTATCGCAAAAATGTGTGAAATGACAAAAGACAAATATCAGTTCGAATGTCAACCAACTTACCGATAATCGTATTTCCCATATTCTTCCCGCTATCCACAGGATCGACCCCGGTTCGGGCAATCTGATCACCTTCCTGCAGTTCCTGTTTATCGCCCTCGAAGGATTCCTGTTCACATCGAAATGTGGCACGGTACGACCCCGCATCGGGCTCAAAGACTACACCATCCTGGTTGTAATGTTCTTCGTCGCCAGCGTATGCAACAATTACGCGTTCGACTTCAACATTCCCATGCCGCTGCACATGATCTTCCGGGCCGGGTCGCTGATCGCGAACATGGTCATGGGCATACTGATCCTGAAGAAGCGGTACGATTTCTCCAAATACCTGTCCGTCGGCATGATTACACTCGGTATCGTAATCTGTACGATCGTGTCCGGTACGAAGGTGGAAAGCACGCAGGTGCTGAAGAATGCGGCCGATGAGGATCCAGTGTCGGTGTTCTTCTGGTGGACGCTTGGTATCGCACTGCTCACACTCGCCCTGTTTGTGTCCGCCCGGATGGGACTCTATCAGGAGGTACTCTACAAGCGATACGGAAAACATCCAAAGGAAGCACTGTTCTACACCCATCTGCTACCGTTACCATTCTTTGCCCTGCTCGCCGGTAACATCTGGGAACATATACAGCTGGCAAATGCTAGTCCACTGCAAAGCATCCCTGCGTTGGGTGTATCGCTACCGATCACTTGGATCTATCTGCTAGGGAACGTGCTGACACAGTACGTGTGCATAAGTTCCGTGTACGTCCTAACGACCGAATGTTCCTCGTTGACCGTTACGCTGGTCGTAACGCTGCGCAAGTTTGTTTCGCTACTGTTCTCGATCGTGTACTTCAGCAATCCGTTCACCATCCAGCACTGGATCGGTACGATACTGGTGTTTGTGGGTACGATCATCTTCACCGAGGTGGTTGGCAAGGTTCGGGCCGCACTGCAACCATCGGtggatgagaagaaaaaagttaaataagtGAGAAGCAAATGCTCAACGGTTGATAGTTAGTAGTTTTGCTCATCGGCAGCATTAGTGAGAGGCTTATACCGGTTACCGGACACAGAGGGACATTGGTTGCTCTTGTACGGAAGAATAAGGACAATATCCTAGCACGCTAGACATAGGAATCTTCCTTCGAATAGCTTAGCTTCTTTTATCATACTCAAAATGGAtatttcaaacttttttttttcaaattcgtAGCGATTGTACAAAGCGAAACAgggtgttttaaaattaattgccGCGACAGTTTTCTATTACATTTAAAACTCGCGTACGGTAGTTAGCGTTAGCTTAGTTAGGGTGGGAAGATcatcactttttttctttttcgggaCAATTTTCTAAATCTGTCGAAATGGACAAGCGTACGTACGTGATGAAGTATTGTTTTCGAGCGGTATAGCATGTAATCTGCCGTcccaatgatgatgataaaggtGTTGAAAGGAAGAAGCgtgaaaaatatatcaaattgttgaattttgtaaatagaaaaaagcaaaGTACAGACGTAAATTACagggtatctcagaaatttttgacacatttcCTTTGGGTTCTTGCCGTGTGcctaaaattttttttctcgtcccGAGGTTTTTTGACACGTTTGcagatgttgttgttttcccaAAATAACTTTGGCCTTGTCCTAAAGCTTTTATGAGGCATTCCCAGATATTTTAGTTCCTATCTTGAAATTTTTTGGAACGTCGCAatcaatttttggtttctccttttgattttcatttcgttttgataTGCTATAGATGGAATTCCtcgtatttaaatttatgagcTAGTCTAGGAGAGCGAAAATATCTAAGAACGCACCTTAAAGACCTcgagaaaagaacaaaaatagctGCGAATGTATAAAAAACCTCGGGACACAACATTATTTCCGCACTCGGCAACAACCTCGGGATAACCTGTGTTGCTCACGACGATTATTATCATTAGCGTTCGGTTTTTGGATATCTATTTCGGAATAAAGAGACGCATAACAAGGAAGCAAATTGTTTTTgaaggtgttttgttttgcgaaggaaaatggaaaaatcatgtaaaacataaattttaaaggAAATTTAACCGACTCTTCAAAAAAGCAGATCAACCGCCTGCTTCGACTGTGCGTGCCAGCATTGCTGTCAGTTGACTGTCAGCGTAAAAACGTCAACATGTTTGTTTATATTGTGAAAAAGCATTCGTTGATGCGTTTTTTATTTCGGTGAACGTCCGTGCGTGGTTTAATACAAGTTGCACTAATTCTAGCGAGCATTTAATCATAACTCCGAAATGTCCAAGCGCAAGGCAGAATACGTCGTGGAGGAAGACAATTATCTGGACGATTTGGTGCGCGATAAACAGAACAATCAACCCTCCACCAGTAAACATACGCTTGATTCCGACGAGGAGGACGACAGCGGTGACGATGCTCCGTGAGTACTATTCGTTTAGCGTTTGAGAATGGCaaattttttgtattgtaaaaatcgatttcgtttttcttcacttcacaCGATACCACAGATACAATGTGCTGGATGATAATGAAATCGTTGGCGAGGAAGACGGTGCAGCACGGATCGACGGGGAAACAAAATTTACTCCATTCAACATGAAGGAAGAGATGGAGGAAGGACACTTCGATGCGGACGGACACTATCTTTGGAAAAAAACAGCCGAGGTGAAGGATCACTGGCTGGACAACATCGATTGGGTGAAGCTGAAGAACGATCCCAACTATAAGGAGCGTCCCGATAAGGGGGAAGACCGTGGTCTGGCCGATTCCGATTCGGATGAGGAAGAAGCAGAGGCTAGTGTAAAGTTTGACGATATCGGTACTTACCAGCAGATGCTTGATCTGATGGAACCCAAAGAAACGGTCAAGCGGGCACTGCAACGGTTGGGTAAAGGTAGCGCAAAGCTGACGACTGCACAACGCTGGAAGCTGAAAAAAGCGGGAAAATCACCGGATGAGGCAAGCGCAAAGATAACGAAGCTAACGGAGCTATCGAACGATATACTTACCAACAACGGTAACATGGACGTGTACGAAGAAACGTTCGAAATGATCCAGAAGAAGGTTTCCGATgcggagaagaaaaaggcgGCCACCGCTGATCCCGGCGACGAGCTCGATATGTATGCGGATGATTTCGATAGTCGCGAAAAGAACAAACTCGGTAGTGCTGATGGTGGTAAGGATACAGATGGGGACAAAACTTCCACTTCCTCCGGGAAGGAAGGAGACAGTAAGGAAAATACCAAGGACGATACGGAACAGAAAAGCGGACAGGCCAAAACGCTGATGTGGGAGTATAAGGAACAGCAGGACGGGGAAACGGTACACGGCCCTTACACGACGGAACAGATGCAAAAATTTGCAGACGAGGGACGGTTCAGTAGTGGTGCGTTTGTGCGGAAGGTCGATAGTGACGATGCACGGTTCTATTCGGCGGCAAGGATCGATTTTGACCTGTACCTGTAATGTTAGCGGTTAGGAGAATCATAAAGTCACACAAAGTACAGCATGCAGCATTTTAAGGTCTtctaagaaaataataaagtaaACATTTCCACACCCATTTTGCCATCCTTACATCTCTTGGTGCGTTGGATTGTTgtttgataagaaaaaagaCTCATCACATTGAGTCAAGAGATCATCGGAGGGACCTCGATTATCACCCGGAAGAAGCCTAACCGAGACTTCTAACACGCTCAAGGTACAATGGGTAAAACCCTGTTCGAAAACCTTCTCTTCTAGGAGCAATCTTTACGTAAAGATAAAATACAGGGAAGGAATCGCGCATCTGCTTCATCAGGCGGCAAATTTACAATTTCAACGACAATATGTTTGTCATGATTTGAAGTCCACTTTACAGAGTTGTTTGGTCTGAATACCTCATCAAACTCTTATCTAAAATTGTAAATTGTGACGCATTCCTCAACTAGCGGCCGAACAACCGAGTCACAGTCGTCACAGTCGTACTTGGGTATCTGGTTGGACAAAGGTTGAAGCCTTGAGGACCCCCGGTTTGCTAAGATGGATTATTGTGCCCATCTTCTCGAATTCGCTATGTTTGAAGATGATTTATTGCTCACTGGTTAGATCAATCCAGTAATACTGTTCGGTTGTCTGCGGTTGTCAACGCATTTGCCATTTTGGTGAACCATCTGCAATTCTACCTAGATACGAGACCAGGAGTCAACTACTTGATCTGCAGTCACTGGAGGACCGCCGGTCCCACGCTCGGTCCTCTTTCTTTCTCGGTCATACCGATGTTTCCACATTACTTTCATCCCTCACGGTATGATTCATAACCGACCCCCTCTATTGATACCTACTTGTCGTACATCTCCAGGTTGCAAAGACCCGTTAGTGTGTGCCATTTGGTACTTTTATctgaaacaaatgaaaataacttCAATCTCAGAAAGGTACAAATCCCTGAGCATCTGACGATCATCCTTATTATATCCTGAGCAGGCTCCTAACACCAATTAATTGCTCTGAATCATGCCTTGCGTTGCTCCAACAAGTaactttatttataaaaaaaaaaatcgtttatcaAAAACTTATCGCTTAATACTCGCTATTTCCCATTGGTGATGTGTTCTACATTAACGTAAGATACTGGCTGCCCGCAAAACACATACCTAGATCGATGGGTTTCGGTTTATCCCGCAATGTACGCGTACACTCTCGCATTAAATCACCCTTGGACTGGCTGGTTCGATTTAACTGGGTCCTGTTTTTCCTATTTATCGTTCCtcctctatgctgttttcccCGATTAGAGAGCTTACGACCCTTTTCAGCGTTAAACTAatggaaacggaaacaaaacaaaaaacaatacaaaacaaacatgcacacacacaaagatatTACTGAACCGTTTGCTGGACTTTCCCTTAGTGCTTAGATGATAGTAGCATTTACCTTTTTGGAGAGCGCTTTCAGTCTCGGATGGATTCGAGTTTGAtaaaaggcaagaaaaatgaaacacagtACATGCCCTCACACATTCGAATCCTTCGCTCCGGTTTTGCGTCTTTTGATCGTTTACgattgagcattttttttcgcccCGGTTTGGTTGAGTGACGGCTTAGGCTTATTAAGTTTCAACTACGTTCCGTATATATAGTCgtcatgtat
This genomic window from Anopheles maculipalpis chromosome 2RL, idAnoMacuDA_375_x, whole genome shotgun sequence contains:
- the LOC126568341 gene encoding UDP-xylose and UDP-N-acetylglucosamine transporter, with translation MVNMKAALAIALVFVGCCSNVVFLELLVKIDPGSGNLITFLQFLFIALEGFLFTSKCGTVRPRIGLKDYTILVVMFFVASVCNNYAFDFNIPMPLHMIFRAGSLIANMVMGILILKKRYDFSKYLSVGMITLGIVICTIVSGTKVESTQVLKNAADEDPVSVFFWWTLGIALLTLALFVSARMGLYQEVLYKRYGKHPKEALFYTHLLPLPFFALLAGNIWEHIQLANASPLQSIPALGVSLPITWIYLLGNVLTQYVCISSVYVLTTECSSLTVTLVVTLRKFVSLLFSIVYFSNPFTIQHWIGTILVFVGTIIFTEVVGKVRAALQPSVDEKKKVK
- the LOC126568297 gene encoding CD2 antigen cytoplasmic tail-binding protein 2 homolog, whose protein sequence is MSKRKAEYVVEEDNYLDDLVRDKQNNQPSTSKHTLDSDEEDDSGDDAPYNVLDDNEIVGEEDGAARIDGETKFTPFNMKEEMEEGHFDADGHYLWKKTAEVKDHWLDNIDWVKLKNDPNYKERPDKGEDRGLADSDSDEEEAEASVKFDDIGTYQQMLDLMEPKETVKRALQRLGKGSAKLTTAQRWKLKKAGKSPDEASAKITKLTELSNDILTNNGNMDVYEETFEMIQKKVSDAEKKKAATADPGDELDMYADDFDSREKNKLGSADGGKDTDGDKTSTSSGKEGDSKENTKDDTEQKSGQAKTLMWEYKEQQDGETVHGPYTTEQMQKFADEGRFSSGAFVRKVDSDDARFYSAARIDFDLYL